A region of Elusimicrobiota bacterium DNA encodes the following proteins:
- a CDS encoding efflux RND transporter permease subunit — MIYVRLADLSERKQSQFAIMAQARRAFAKYKGLRIGVAVISPISGGGFNNADFTYFLTGPDLKGLQSAAAAIQAGLKKIPGLVDVDSSLVFAKPELNVRINRERAQDLGVKVEDIANTLRTLVGGEEDITKYKEGDDLYQVRLRVRPEDRNRAEAISGLTVPSTRGLVRLDNVATLVEERGPAQIERINRQRQVSFTANLEGLPIGDAIKKAEEITKSLRLPPEYKSGLLGKAKEFGRMIRGFLIAFGLAFIFMYMVLGAQFESFLHPVTILLSLPLSIPFALLSLLLVGQTLTIFSIMGVFMLFGIVKKNAILQVDYTNTLRSRGMDRDQAILEANKTRLRPILMTTLVLVAAMTPVAFGRGPGAANRATMAVVIVGGQSLCLLITLLITPVAYSLFDDAATWVKNGGRI, encoded by the coding sequence TTGATCTATGTTCGACTGGCGGACCTTTCCGAGCGCAAGCAGTCCCAGTTCGCGATCATGGCCCAGGCCCGCCGAGCCTTCGCCAAATACAAGGGCCTTCGCATCGGGGTGGCCGTCATCAGCCCCATCTCCGGGGGCGGGTTTAATAATGCTGATTTCACTTATTTTTTGACGGGGCCTGATTTGAAAGGCCTTCAAAGCGCCGCCGCGGCCATTCAGGCCGGTTTGAAAAAAATACCCGGCCTGGTGGACGTGGACTCCAGCCTCGTGTTCGCTAAACCCGAGCTCAACGTGCGCATTAACCGCGAGCGGGCCCAAGACCTGGGCGTGAAAGTGGAAGACATCGCCAACACCCTCCGCACCTTGGTGGGGGGGGAAGAAGACATCACTAAATACAAAGAGGGGGACGACCTCTATCAAGTCCGACTGCGGGTGAGGCCAGAAGACAGGAACCGCGCCGAGGCCATTTCCGGTCTCACGGTGCCGTCGACCCGCGGCCTGGTGCGGTTGGACAATGTGGCCACCCTCGTGGAGGAACGGGGCCCCGCCCAAATTGAGCGCATCAATCGTCAACGGCAGGTGAGTTTCACCGCCAACCTCGAGGGACTTCCCATCGGCGACGCCATCAAAAAGGCGGAGGAAATAACCAAAAGCCTCCGCCTACCGCCTGAATACAAAAGCGGGTTGCTGGGCAAGGCCAAAGAGTTCGGCCGCATGATCCGGGGATTCTTGATCGCTTTCGGGCTGGCCTTCATTTTCATGTATATGGTGTTGGGAGCCCAGTTCGAGAGCTTTTTGCATCCCGTCACGATCCTCTTGTCCTTGCCTCTCTCCATCCCCTTCGCCCTCCTATCGCTTCTGCTGGTGGGCCAAACCCTCACGATCTTTTCGATCATGGGGGTTTTCATGCTCTTCGGCATCGTTAAGAAAAACGCCATCCTCCAGGTGGACTACACGAACACCCTTCGATCCCGCGGCATGGATCGGGACCAAGCCATCTTGGAAGCCAACAAAACCCGCTTAAGACCGATTTTGATGACCACGTTAGTTTTGGTCGCCGCCATGACCCCCGTGGCCTTCGGCCGAGGCCCCGGGGCCGCCAACCGCGCCACCATGGCCGTCGTGATCGTGGGCGGCCAGTCCCTCTGCCTGCTCATCACCCTCCTCATCACCCCCGTCGCCTATTCCCTTTTCGACGACGCCGCCACCTGGGTCAAAAATGGGGGACGCATTTAG
- a CDS encoding efflux RND transporter permease subunit, whose amino-acid sequence MTLLALALAVGVVIDDAIVVLENIFRHMEEQGKSARQAAFEATDEIGLAVMATTVSLIIIFLPLAYMPGIVGRFLKSYGLTVAFAIGVSLFVAFSLTPMLCSRYLRVSTGPRHRFQIAVDRLNDGLKEKYGRMILWSLRRRWVLVVTAAGVILSTGVLIRHVGKDFIPPDDSSEFQVTLKTPEGTSLSMTSKILEQMEADLRRLPGVKSLLASVGEGEGARSMTA is encoded by the coding sequence ATGACCCTTTTGGCGTTGGCTCTCGCGGTGGGCGTGGTGATCGATGACGCCATCGTGGTCTTGGAAAACATTTTCCGCCACATGGAAGAACAGGGGAAATCGGCTCGGCAAGCGGCCTTCGAAGCCACCGACGAAATCGGCCTGGCCGTCATGGCCACCACGGTTTCCCTCATCATCATTTTTCTTCCTCTGGCGTATATGCCGGGGATCGTGGGACGGTTTCTCAAAAGCTACGGGCTCACCGTGGCTTTTGCCATTGGGGTGAGCCTCTTCGTCGCCTTCTCTTTAACCCCCATGTTGTGCTCCCGCTACTTAAGGGTGTCCACGGGCCCCCGCCACCGGTTCCAAATCGCGGTGGACCGACTGAACGACGGGCTGAAAGAGAAATACGGGCGGATGATCCTGTGGTCGCTCCGTCGGCGTTGGGTGTTGGTGGTCACGGCGGCGGGGGTGATCCTATCCACGGGCGTGCTCATCCGCCATGTGGGAAAAGATTTCATCCCGCCGGACGATTCCAGCGAATTTCAGGTGACCCTCAAAACGCCCGAGGGCACGTCTCTGTCTATGACCTCCAAAATTCTCGAGCAAATGGAAGCGGACCTGCGGCGTCTTCCCGGAGTCAAGAGTCTGCTCGCTTCGGTGGGGGAAGGGGAAGGCGCCAGGTCAATGACGGCTTGA
- a CDS encoding efflux RND transporter permease subunit, with amino-acid sequence MKLADISIRRPVFATMMIAALVVLGLFSFGRLGVDLFPNIDFPIVTVSTTLKGASPEEVETSLTKPIEEAVNTISGIDELRSTSFEGLSQVIVTFVLEKNADVGAQEVRDAVSRVLRNLPQGTDPPVIQKFDPGASPVLSIAVSAHRPLREITELARKQIKEPLETLKGVGRITLVGGREREIHVVVDAQKLAALSLSVQQVKDALKQQNIEVPGGRVDQNRRELILRTMGRIESPEDFGDIIVANRGGVPLRVRDVARVEDTEEEPRTMARLDGAPTVSLVVQKQSGANTVEVIRNVKDALADLRGTLPAGLSARLVRDQSGFILSSVRTVEEHLILGAILASLVVLLFMGDWRSTLIASLAIPTSLVATFILMDAAGFT; translated from the coding sequence ATGAAACTCGCCGACATTAGTATTCGCCGCCCTGTCTTCGCCACCATGATGATCGCGGCCCTGGTGGTGCTGGGGCTGTTTTCTTTTGGGCGGCTGGGGGTGGATTTATTTCCTAATATCGATTTCCCGATCGTCACGGTTTCCACCACGCTGAAAGGCGCCAGCCCCGAAGAGGTCGAAACATCTCTCACGAAACCCATTGAAGAGGCCGTGAACACCATCTCCGGCATCGACGAGCTTCGCTCCACCAGTTTCGAGGGGCTCAGCCAGGTCATTGTCACTTTTGTCCTGGAGAAAAACGCCGACGTGGGCGCCCAGGAGGTCCGCGACGCCGTCAGCCGCGTGCTTCGAAACCTCCCCCAGGGCACGGACCCTCCCGTGATCCAAAAATTCGATCCGGGGGCCAGCCCGGTCTTGTCCATCGCCGTCAGCGCCCACCGACCTCTCCGCGAGATCACCGAACTGGCCCGGAAACAGATCAAAGAACCGCTGGAAACCTTGAAGGGCGTCGGCCGCATCACCCTGGTGGGCGGCCGGGAACGGGAAATTCACGTGGTGGTGGACGCGCAAAAATTGGCCGCCCTCTCGCTCTCGGTGCAACAGGTGAAAGACGCTCTTAAACAACAAAACATCGAAGTCCCGGGCGGCCGCGTGGACCAAAACCGGCGCGAACTCATTTTGCGGACCATGGGCCGCATCGAGTCCCCTGAGGATTTTGGAGACATCATCGTGGCCAATCGCGGAGGCGTCCCCCTCCGTGTTCGAGACGTGGCCCGGGTCGAAGATACCGAAGAAGAACCCCGAACGATGGCCCGCTTGGACGGCGCTCCCACGGTGTCCCTGGTCGTCCAAAAACAATCCGGGGCCAACACCGTGGAAGTGATTCGAAACGTCAAAGACGCGTTGGCCGATTTGCGAGGGACCCTTCCCGCCGGCTTGTCGGCTCGTCTGGTGAGAGACCAATCGGGTTTCATCCTCTCTTCTGTGCGCACCGTGGAGGAACATTTAATCCTGGGCGCCATCCTGGCCAGCCTCGTGGTGCTTCTTTTCATGGGCGACTGGCGGAGCACCCTGATCGCGTCCCTGGCCATTCCCACTTCCCTGGTCGCCACCTTTATCTTGATGGACGCGGCGGGGTTCACCTAA
- a CDS encoding efflux RND transporter periplasmic adaptor subunit — protein sequence MKTSNRVALFVLAVVGIACGKKETMSLPTDAFPVRVASVRRQTVEEALTLVGTVKAKDEATLFSRVSGKLVENLVKEGDRVKIDQPVALVRRDEVGVEYNPAPVPSTLNGIVGRVYLDRGAEVGLNTPVVLVVDDSRMLVRAEVPERYAGRIATGQRVRVQVAARAEGDVPGRITRVSPVVEAATRAVPIEVTLNNPPGILKSGMFASLSVVTSSRAGALTVPVDALVEGGDAAVFVVVDGKAQRRPVTMGIRSETVGEILSGLLEGDSVVVFGLYGLEDGSPVEILKDPAP from the coding sequence GCTCTTTTTGTTTTGGCGGTGGTCGGTATCGCCTGCGGAAAAAAAGAAACGATGAGCTTGCCCACCGACGCTTTCCCGGTGCGCGTCGCCTCGGTCCGTCGGCAAACGGTGGAGGAGGCCTTGACCCTGGTGGGAACCGTCAAAGCGAAAGACGAGGCCACGCTCTTTTCGCGCGTCTCCGGTAAATTGGTGGAGAACCTGGTCAAGGAGGGCGATCGCGTGAAGATTGACCAGCCCGTGGCCCTGGTCCGGCGGGACGAAGTGGGCGTTGAATACAATCCCGCCCCGGTGCCCTCCACCTTGAACGGCATCGTGGGGCGCGTTTATCTGGACCGTGGGGCCGAAGTGGGGCTGAACACCCCCGTTGTCTTGGTGGTGGACGACAGCCGTATGCTGGTTCGAGCGGAAGTCCCAGAACGATACGCCGGTCGGATCGCCACGGGCCAGCGGGTTCGGGTCCAGGTGGCGGCCCGGGCGGAGGGGGATGTGCCGGGGCGGATCACCCGGGTATCGCCGGTGGTGGAAGCCGCCACCCGCGCCGTGCCGATTGAGGTCACGTTAAACAATCCGCCCGGCATCCTTAAGTCCGGCATGTTCGCCTCCCTGTCGGTGGTCACCTCGTCGCGGGCGGGCGCTCTCACGGTTCCCGTTGACGCCCTGGTGGAGGGGGGAGACGCGGCCGTTTTCGTGGTGGTGGACGGCAAAGCCCAACGGCGCCCCGTCACCATGGGGATCCGCTCCGAAACGGTGGGTGAAATACTTTCTGGTTTATTGGAAGGGGACTCCGTGGTTGTCTTTGGCCTCTACGGTTTGGAAGACGGCAGCCCGGTGGAAATTCTTAAAGACCCCGCCCCATGA